The following are encoded together in the Myxococcales bacterium genome:
- a CDS encoding IS256 family transposase, producing RVVGAFPDGQSALMLAAARLRYIAGKNWGTKMYLNIERLRDADREREGVA from the coding sequence CGGGTCGTGGGAGCGTTTCCGGACGGCCAATCGGCACTGATGCTGGCGGCGGCGCGTCTGCGCTATATCGCCGGGAAAAACTGGGGAACGAAAATGTACCTGAATATCGAACGGCTCCGCGACGCGGACCGCGAACGGGAGGGCGTGGCCTGA
- a CDS encoding formylglycine-generating enzyme family protein, producing MKMKHISWLFLLCFLLALLSACSNGGGDDDDSGGTADDDNDTGDDDDNDDNDDNDDNDTGDDDTGDDDTGDDDDDDDDDDDNDDNDDNDDNDDNDDNDDNDDNDDNDDNDTTPFCDGCLILTVCYDDGETNPDNICEICDTDFSTTDWSANDGESCDDGTFCNGEDTCLDRSCSDHPGDPCTDDGLYCNGTESCDEDANECVSSGNPCDLDSSLCVEASETCNTDAFVTLAGDTFNMGSPTGETGRQTDEKLHEVVLTNTFQMWTYEVTQGDFNTLMGYNPSNFSSCGTLCPVEMVNWNEAQAYANALSAQQGLEQCFDCTGTAPDYTCALKAAYATPYDCPGYRLPTEAEWEYAARAGTSTAFYNGDITAVDCTADPNLVLIGYYCYNAGATTHHIGLKAANDWDLFDMAGNVWEWVYDRYGTYPDSATDPTGPATGNLRVNRGGSYFYYANWCRSASRNYYAPTFRSKAVGFRLARTVTP from the coding sequence ATGAAGATGAAACATATCAGTTGGCTTTTCCTTTTGTGTTTTCTCCTCGCCTTGCTGTCGGCCTGCTCCAATGGCGGCGGTGACGACGACGATTCCGGCGGCACGGCCGACGACGACAACGACACCGGCGACGATGACGACAACGACGATAACGACGACAACGACGACAACGACACCGGCGATGACGACACCGGCGACGACGATACCGGCGACGATGACGACGACGATGACGATGATGACGACAACGATGACAATGACGACAACGACGACAACGACGATAACGATGATAATGACGACAATGACGACAACGACGACAATGACGATAACGACACCACGCCGTTTTGCGACGGCTGCCTGATCCTCACCGTTTGCTACGACGACGGCGAAACCAACCCGGATAACATCTGTGAAATCTGCGACACCGACTTCTCCACGACCGATTGGTCGGCCAACGACGGTGAATCCTGCGACGACGGCACCTTCTGCAACGGCGAGGACACCTGCCTGGATCGGTCCTGCTCCGATCACCCGGGCGACCCGTGCACGGATGACGGCCTTTACTGCAACGGCACCGAATCCTGCGACGAGGACGCGAACGAGTGCGTGTCCTCCGGCAATCCCTGCGACCTGGACAGCAGCCTTTGCGTCGAGGCCTCAGAAACCTGCAACACCGACGCCTTCGTCACGCTGGCCGGCGACACCTTCAACATGGGCAGCCCGACCGGCGAAACCGGCCGCCAGACCGATGAAAAATTGCACGAAGTGGTTCTGACCAATACATTCCAGATGTGGACCTACGAGGTGACGCAGGGCGATTTCAACACCTTGATGGGCTACAATCCGAGCAACTTCTCCTCTTGCGGCACCTTGTGCCCCGTCGAGATGGTCAACTGGAACGAGGCGCAGGCGTATGCCAACGCCCTCAGCGCCCAGCAGGGTTTGGAGCAGTGCTTCGACTGCACTGGAACCGCGCCGGATTACACTTGTGCGCTGAAAGCGGCTTATGCCACCCCCTACGACTGCCCGGGCTATCGCCTGCCGACCGAGGCCGAGTGGGAATACGCGGCCCGCGCCGGTACTTCGACCGCTTTCTACAACGGCGACATCACCGCGGTGGATTGCACCGCCGACCCGAACCTGGTGTTGATCGGCTATTACTGCTACAACGCGGGCGCCACCACGCACCACATCGGCCTGAAAGCCGCCAACGACTGGGATCTCTTCGACATGGCGGGCAACGTGTGGGAATGGGTATACGACCGCTACGGCACCTACCCCGACTCGGCGACCGATCCCACCGGACCGGCCACCGGCAACCTCCGCGTCAATCGCGGCGGCAGCTACTTCTATTACGCGAACTGGTGCCGTTCGGCTTCGCGTAACTATTACGCGCCGACCTTCCGCAGCAAGGCGGTCGGCTTCCGCTTGGCCAGGACGGTTACGCCCTAG
- a CDS encoding PAS domain S-box protein, with product MIEKSSFSRRLILAFVAVSVSIVAAGAWIYKIQEGLIRDRVRSELQTIAQLKVDRISELRAGLFNDAALLVENPFLVKAVEAYFPRQKDEIGTQILTQFRSLQKHQHYFDILLVDAEGKVRLSLNGRTGSLHAQAMAALQDAYRERSPLLTDLHAGPGELPPHLDFITPFFRQTGAGSEPIGAIILQTDARQALYPQVEFWPTPSKTAETLLVRRDGDDALFLNNPRFGINAALTLRIPLTRTDVPAVAAVLGREGFFQGVDYRGRRVMAVLEAVPNSNWRMVAKIDTDEALAQWYQESALIVSLILLLLVIAAMLVGVLWQRTNKAHYRALQRAHQELEERVRERTAELTQTNELLETMFSSIHLSVVYLDRDFNFIRVNKKYADSCGYPIEYFTGKNHFILYPHAENEAIFRQAVKTGEPVTYFAKPFEFPDHPEWGVTYWNWTLKPVKDADGEVTGLLFTLLDVTESKQAELALRESEERYRSLIEAIPDGITVLLDRRFVYINPAGVRIFGAGSAEDLVGRSPLEFLEPDQQATAAERLDTFEEGQAIPSREFDIKGLDGKLTRVESRGIPIIYQGRRALFGVFQDISERQLLEAKLRDASAYARGLIEANLDALVTISPEGKITDVNRATEVVTGFSRDHLIGSDFSSYFTEPQKAVDGYRQVLTHGIVRDYPLTIRHTSGRTTDVLYNAIVHRMDENEAPGVFAAARDITERKKAEQDLRTLNRSLEVRAEQLRRLTADLIRAEEAERRRLTQMLHDHLQQLLVAAKLRLSAVLPTLPADGVRKTVSEVQELLGQSIDASRSLTAEISPQILYDAGLPPALEWLRRWMEEKHSLIVDLDVDLAADPPTQETRVLLFRGVRELLFNVTKHAGVNRARVTLRRLDDGAIRLLVADEGGGFNPVERLIPGSSGFGLFSIRERIELMGGRLEIDSAVGQGTRVSLIIPPGREERSPHPVFPAERRKAVREQATVFDGRPRIRVLLADDHVIVRQGLSSLLSSQPDMEIIGEAANGQMAVNLAHELLPDVVVMDINMPVMDGIEATRVITSRLPQIKVIGLSVHTKQDMEIRMREAGAVLFLDKSGPGEDLADAIRSCMAKNRKNHHQRQ from the coding sequence ATGATTGAAAAAAGTTCTTTCTCGCGACGGTTGATTCTGGCGTTCGTCGCGGTGTCCGTCAGCATTGTCGCGGCCGGCGCCTGGATCTATAAAATCCAGGAAGGGCTGATCAGGGATCGGGTCCGTTCCGAGCTTCAGACCATCGCACAGTTGAAGGTCGATCGAATCTCCGAATTGCGGGCCGGCCTTTTTAACGATGCCGCTTTGTTGGTCGAAAACCCCTTTCTGGTCAAAGCGGTCGAGGCATATTTCCCCCGGCAAAAGGACGAAATCGGCACACAGATCCTGACCCAATTCAGGTCTTTGCAAAAGCATCAGCATTATTTCGACATACTATTGGTGGATGCCGAGGGGAAGGTGCGCCTGAGCCTCAACGGCCGAACCGGGTCGTTGCATGCCCAAGCGATGGCAGCCTTGCAAGACGCCTATCGCGAGCGGAGTCCTCTACTGACCGATCTGCATGCCGGCCCCGGAGAGCTGCCGCCGCATCTGGATTTCATTACGCCGTTTTTCCGGCAGACTGGCGCCGGGAGCGAACCGATCGGAGCGATCATCCTGCAGACCGACGCCCGGCAAGCGCTCTATCCACAAGTGGAATTTTGGCCCACACCCAGCAAGACCGCGGAAACCCTCCTCGTGCGGCGAGACGGCGACGACGCGCTGTTTTTGAACAATCCGCGTTTCGGGATAAACGCGGCGCTGACCCTGCGAATTCCCCTGACCCGGACGGATGTGCCGGCGGTGGCCGCGGTGTTGGGGCGGGAAGGCTTCTTTCAAGGAGTCGACTATCGCGGCCGACGGGTGATGGCGGTCCTGGAGGCGGTGCCGAATTCGAACTGGCGCATGGTGGCCAAGATCGACACCGATGAAGCCCTGGCGCAGTGGTATCAGGAATCCGCCCTGATTGTCTCGCTGATTTTGCTGTTGTTGGTGATCGCCGCCATGTTGGTGGGCGTGCTTTGGCAGCGAACCAACAAGGCGCATTATCGAGCCTTGCAACGGGCGCATCAGGAATTGGAGGAACGCGTTCGCGAGCGCACGGCCGAACTGACCCAAACGAATGAACTGTTGGAAACCATGTTCTCCAGCATTCATCTGAGCGTCGTTTACCTCGACCGGGATTTCAATTTTATTCGCGTCAATAAAAAATACGCGGATTCCTGCGGTTATCCGATCGAATATTTCACCGGGAAAAATCATTTTATCCTGTATCCGCATGCGGAAAACGAGGCGATCTTCCGCCAGGCCGTCAAAACCGGCGAGCCCGTCACCTACTTCGCCAAGCCGTTCGAGTTTCCGGATCATCCCGAATGGGGCGTCACCTATTGGAACTGGACGCTCAAACCGGTCAAGGACGCCGACGGCGAGGTGACGGGATTGCTGTTTACGCTGCTGGACGTCACCGAGAGCAAGCAGGCCGAACTGGCCTTGCGGGAAAGCGAGGAACGCTACCGCAGCCTGATCGAGGCCATACCCGACGGCATCACCGTCTTGCTGGATCGCCGGTTCGTTTACATCAATCCCGCCGGCGTCCGGATTTTCGGCGCCGGTTCGGCGGAGGATTTGGTCGGCCGGTCCCCGTTGGAATTCCTGGAGCCGGACCAACAAGCGACGGCTGCAGAACGCCTCGACACGTTCGAAGAAGGGCAGGCGATTCCCAGCCGCGAGTTCGACATCAAGGGTTTGGATGGCAAATTGACCCGGGTGGAAAGCCGGGGAATCCCGATTATCTACCAGGGCCGGCGGGCATTGTTCGGGGTGTTTCAGGATATTTCCGAGCGGCAATTGTTGGAGGCGAAGCTGCGCGATGCCTCGGCCTATGCGCGCGGTTTGATCGAGGCCAATCTCGACGCACTGGTCACGATCAGCCCCGAAGGAAAGATCACCGACGTCAACCGCGCCACCGAAGTAGTCACCGGGTTTTCGCGCGACCATTTGATCGGCAGCGATTTTTCTTCCTATTTCACCGAACCCCAGAAAGCGGTCGACGGCTATCGGCAGGTGCTGACGCACGGCATCGTTCGCGATTACCCGTTGACGATCCGCCATACGTCGGGCCGGACGACCGATGTGCTTTATAACGCGATCGTTCACCGGATGGACGAGAACGAGGCGCCGGGAGTGTTCGCCGCGGCGCGCGATATCACCGAGCGGAAAAAAGCCGAGCAGGATTTGCGGACCCTGAATCGTTCGTTGGAAGTCCGCGCCGAACAGCTCCGCCGGTTGACGGCCGACCTGATCCGCGCCGAGGAAGCGGAGCGCCGGCGGCTGACCCAGATGCTCCATGACCATTTGCAACAGTTGCTGGTCGCGGCGAAATTGCGCTTGAGCGCCGTGCTGCCGACCCTCCCGGCCGACGGCGTGCGGAAAACCGTCAGCGAAGTACAAGAGCTGCTCGGACAATCGATCGACGCCTCGCGCTCGCTGACCGCCGAAATCAGCCCGCAGATTCTATACGATGCCGGGTTGCCGCCCGCCCTGGAATGGTTGCGCCGCTGGATGGAGGAAAAACACTCCCTGATCGTCGATCTGGATGTCGACCTGGCGGCGGATCCGCCGACCCAGGAAACCCGGGTCCTGCTCTTCCGCGGGGTTCGCGAATTGCTGTTCAATGTCACCAAGCATGCCGGCGTGAACCGCGCGCGGGTGACACTGCGGCGCCTCGATGACGGCGCTATCCGACTGCTCGTCGCCGACGAAGGCGGTGGATTCAACCCGGTCGAACGCCTGATTCCCGGCAGTTCGGGATTCGGGCTGTTCAGCATCCGCGAACGGATTGAATTGATGGGGGGACGGTTGGAAATCGACAGCGCGGTCGGACAGGGCACGCGCGTTTCCCTGATCATTCCTCCCGGCCGGGAAGAGCGGAGCCCACATCCGGTATTTCCGGCCGAAAGGAGAAAAGCCGTTCGGGAGCAGGCCACCGTTTTCGACGGCCGGCCGCGGATTCGCGTCTTGCTGGCGGACGATCATGTCATCGTGCGTCAGGGCTTATCGTCGCTGCTGAGCAGCCAACCGGATATGGAAATTATCGGCGAGGCCGCCAACGGCCAGATGGCGGTCAATCTGGCGCACGAATTGTTGCCGGACGTCGTGGTCATGGATATCAACATGCCGGTGATGGACGGCATCGAAGCCACGCGCGTCATCACTTCGCGGCTGCCCCAGATCAAAGTGATCGGCCTGTCGGTCCATACCAAGCAGGATATGGAAATCCGGATGCGCGAGGCGGGCGCCGTGCTGTTTTTGGATAAAAGCGGCCCGGGCGAAGACCTGGCCGACGCCATCCGTTCCTGCATGGCGAAAAACCGAAAAAATCACCACCAGCGCCAATAA
- a CDS encoding response regulator — MSEPTIANSSRTILVIDDDPYARDITGRLLEVLGYDVQMAPDGETGVRLFCEHSSAIHAVILDCQLPGKNGDEVLHELRRIDRDIPIILCTSCRPHDPDCDCPEKEVTDFLEKPLSYDHLAEVIGKVIRH; from the coding sequence GTGAGCGAACCAACCATTGCGAATTCCAGCCGGACCATTCTCGTCATCGATGACGATCCTTACGCGCGGGACATCACCGGGCGTTTGTTGGAGGTCTTGGGTTACGATGTTCAAATGGCGCCCGACGGCGAAACAGGCGTGCGGCTTTTTTGCGAACATTCATCCGCAATCCACGCCGTCATTCTGGATTGCCAGCTCCCGGGAAAGAACGGCGACGAAGTGCTTCATGAACTGCGCCGGATCGATCGGGATATCCCGATCATTCTCTGCACCAGTTGTCGCCCCCACGATCCCGACTGCGATTGCCCCGAAAAGGAAGTCACCGACTTTCTGGAAAAACCCCTTTCCTACGATCACCTCGCCGAAGTGATCGGAAAGGTCATTCGCCACTGA
- a CDS encoding multicopper oxidase domain-containing protein — translation MNNLFEHQSVRRVLALTLVLFFAAVTTSEAATFRAQKRRFKRITLTNAVATEIYLRAQAFNKTMPDGRVVQMWGFAQDSSFGALDGTLSSPGPLLTVPVGNPNIVIHLDNNLPEPISIVIPGIPEVGGMAPVRNGDGRMRSFTHETPAGNTTASNYVFTLKPGTYLYQSGTHQQVQVQMGLYGGVIMNSAANVAYQGTQAYDSQVTVFFSEVDPDLHDAVAANNYGPGKAVTSTIDYHPRYFLINGEPFRTTGGFDANLAAGATNSRILVRFFNTGLRTLAPVTQGLYMTVLAEDGNLYPFPKEQYGLLLPAMKTMDAFIQPTAAGSYPIYDRRLSLTNSTTPNGGYLRYLVVNP, via the coding sequence ATGAACAACCTATTCGAACACCAATCGGTCCGGCGGGTTCTAGCGCTGACGCTGGTGCTGTTCTTCGCGGCGGTGACCACGAGCGAAGCCGCCACCTTCCGCGCCCAAAAACGCCGGTTCAAACGAATCACCCTCACCAACGCCGTGGCGACGGAGATCTACCTTCGCGCGCAGGCATTCAATAAAACCATGCCCGACGGCCGTGTCGTGCAAATGTGGGGTTTTGCCCAGGACTCGTCGTTCGGCGCGCTGGACGGCACCCTGAGCTCGCCCGGACCGTTGCTCACCGTCCCGGTCGGCAATCCCAACATCGTCATTCACCTCGACAACAACCTGCCGGAACCGATCTCGATCGTCATTCCGGGCATCCCCGAAGTGGGCGGCATGGCGCCGGTCCGCAACGGCGACGGTCGCATGCGCTCCTTTACGCACGAAACCCCCGCCGGCAACACCACCGCGTCGAATTACGTTTTCACCCTCAAGCCGGGAACCTATCTCTACCAAAGTGGCACGCACCAGCAGGTGCAGGTGCAGATGGGCCTGTACGGCGGGGTGATCATGAATTCCGCGGCGAACGTCGCCTACCAGGGCACTCAGGCCTACGACAGCCAGGTGACGGTATTCTTCAGTGAAGTCGATCCGGACCTGCACGATGCCGTGGCCGCCAACAATTACGGTCCCGGCAAGGCGGTGACCAGTACGATCGACTATCACCCACGGTACTTCCTGATCAACGGCGAACCGTTCCGCACCACCGGCGGTTTCGACGCCAACCTGGCGGCCGGCGCGACGAACTCCCGGATTCTCGTTCGTTTCTTCAACACCGGGTTGCGCACCCTCGCGCCGGTCACGCAGGGGTTATACATGACCGTCCTCGCGGAAGACGGCAACCTCTACCCGTTCCCGAAAGAGCAATACGGCTTGCTGCTCCCGGCAATGAAGACCATGGATGCCTTCATTCAACCGACCGCGGCCGGCAGCTATCCCATTTACGACCGGCGTCTGTCCTTGACCAACTCGACGACGCCGAATGGCGGTTACCTGCGTTACCTGGTGGTCAATCCGTAG
- a CDS encoding multicopper oxidase domain-containing protein, with protein MKTMIRNRWLPILLFAFVALTAGQSSAAVQGIQGSMFNLNAEPGYITTGDGESLLFWGYNDLDGAIGVQYPGPTLLLMEGDTVTINLTNDLPENVSLVFPGQDNVTVSGGVPGLLTSEATPGGSVSYTFTATHAGTYTYYSGTHADLQVEMGLVGAIVVYPGSMDRAYDHAATAFDREFLFLLTEMASGIHYDVEFDGPTGVDTTGYFPDLWFINGRAAPDTMSDPYVGWLPAQPYNCMPMMHPGETLLLRFVGAGRNAHPFHHHANNATAIAIDGRLLESTPGAGPDLGVSDFTQTIYPGETEDALFTWSGAGLGWDIYGHDAGDPLEPGEDPQDHGKPFPVLLPEQQETAFGEDWSGSPFLGQFGPLPPGQGIGNLNGGYFFMWHSHAEKEMVNNDIFPGGMMTMLIIEHPDVPIMEMQ; from the coding sequence ATGAAGACGATGATCCGCAATCGCTGGCTGCCGATTTTACTGTTCGCCTTCGTCGCCCTGACCGCCGGACAGTCGTCAGCCGCGGTGCAAGGCATTCAGGGCAGCATGTTCAACCTCAACGCGGAGCCCGGTTACATCACCACCGGCGACGGCGAAAGCCTGCTCTTCTGGGGTTACAACGACCTGGACGGCGCCATCGGCGTCCAATACCCGGGGCCGACCCTCCTGCTGATGGAGGGCGACACCGTCACCATCAATCTGACCAACGATCTGCCGGAAAACGTCTCGCTCGTTTTTCCCGGCCAGGATAACGTGACCGTCAGCGGCGGCGTTCCCGGCCTGTTGACCTCCGAAGCCACGCCGGGCGGCAGCGTTTCCTACACCTTTACCGCCACGCACGCCGGCACCTACACCTACTACAGCGGCACCCACGCCGACTTGCAAGTCGAAATGGGGCTGGTCGGCGCGATCGTCGTTTATCCGGGCAGCATGGACCGGGCTTATGATCATGCCGCCACGGCCTTCGATCGCGAATTCCTGTTCCTGCTGACCGAAATGGCTTCCGGCATTCACTACGATGTGGAATTCGACGGCCCGACGGGCGTCGATACCACCGGCTATTTCCCCGATTTGTGGTTCATCAACGGCCGGGCCGCGCCGGATACGATGTCCGATCCCTACGTGGGATGGCTGCCCGCCCAGCCGTACAACTGCATGCCGATGATGCATCCCGGCGAAACGCTGCTGTTGCGCTTCGTCGGCGCCGGTCGCAATGCCCACCCCTTCCACCACCATGCCAACAACGCGACCGCGATTGCGATCGACGGCCGCTTGCTGGAAAGCACGCCGGGCGCCGGTCCCGATCTGGGCGTCTCGGACTTCACCCAGACCATCTACCCGGGCGAAACGGAAGATGCGTTGTTCACCTGGTCGGGCGCGGGATTGGGCTGGGACATTTACGGCCATGACGCCGGCGATCCGCTGGAACCGGGCGAGGATCCGCAGGACCATGGGAAACCGTTCCCGGTGCTGTTGCCGGAACAGCAGGAAACGGCCTTCGGCGAGGATTGGAGCGGTTCGCCGTTCCTCGGCCAGTTCGGCCCGCTTCCCCCGGGACAAGGCATCGGGAATCTGAACGGCGGGTACTTCTTCATGTGGCACTCGCACGCCGAAAAGGAAATGGTCAACAACGACATCTTCCCCGGCGGCATGATGACCATGTTGATCATCGAACATCCCGACGTTCCGATCATGGAAATGCAGTAG
- a CDS encoding multicopper oxidase domain-containing protein, whose amino-acid sequence MNSLLRFGFAAVLALLFALSATPARAAIDLQCPLDEDGLDTDGDGDPDNDNVCYYLGGGDGFINMADGALMYMFGFSDLSGVAPDMMMDAGMLAASSPAPTIEVREGQHLYINLVNIGMMMRPDLFDPHTVHFHGFPQAASVFDGLPEASLAVNMGSSITYYYNLEEPGTYFYHCHVEATEHIQMGMIGNLYVKPIQDMGPAKVFGGRSYTQFAYNDGDGSTGYDIEQPIQLTGFDPVFHEAEINIQPIPLAMLDDKYPLMNGRGYPDTINTSPLPNSFDGHLSQTMSSKIVATKGQRILLRVSNVSVSEYYTLATVNLPMQVIGRGAKLLRSSGGANLYYTTNSITIGGGEAIDVILDTANAVPGTYFLYSTNLNFLSNDQEDYGGLMTEIVINAPAAAKLVAKGGLK is encoded by the coding sequence ATGAATTCCCTGCTGCGTTTTGGCTTCGCCGCCGTACTCGCTCTGCTTTTCGCACTGAGCGCGACGCCGGCCCGGGCCGCCATCGACCTGCAATGCCCGCTGGACGAGGACGGCCTCGACACCGACGGCGACGGCGATCCCGACAACGACAATGTCTGTTACTACCTGGGAGGCGGCGACGGCTTCATCAACATGGCCGACGGCGCCTTGATGTACATGTTCGGCTTCTCCGACCTCAGCGGCGTGGCGCCCGACATGATGATGGATGCGGGTATGTTGGCGGCCAGTTCGCCGGCGCCCACCATCGAGGTCCGCGAAGGCCAGCACCTGTACATCAACCTGGTTAACATCGGCATGATGATGCGGCCCGACCTGTTCGATCCGCACACCGTGCACTTCCACGGCTTCCCGCAGGCCGCCTCGGTATTCGACGGCCTGCCCGAAGCCTCACTGGCCGTCAACATGGGCTCCTCGATCACCTATTACTACAACCTCGAGGAGCCGGGCACCTACTTCTACCACTGCCACGTCGAGGCGACCGAACACATCCAGATGGGCATGATCGGCAACTTGTACGTGAAACCCATCCAGGACATGGGACCGGCCAAGGTCTTCGGCGGCCGCAGCTATACGCAGTTCGCCTACAACGACGGCGACGGTTCGACCGGCTACGACATCGAGCAGCCGATCCAACTCACCGGCTTCGACCCGGTCTTCCACGAGGCGGAAATCAACATCCAACCGATTCCGTTGGCGATGCTGGACGACAAGTATCCGTTGATGAACGGGCGCGGCTATCCCGACACGATCAATACCAGCCCGCTGCCCAACTCCTTCGACGGCCACCTGTCGCAGACGATGTCCTCGAAAATCGTCGCCACCAAAGGCCAGCGCATTCTCCTGCGCGTCAGCAACGTATCGGTTTCCGAGTATTACACTCTGGCGACGGTCAACCTGCCGATGCAGGTGATCGGCCGCGGCGCCAAATTGCTGCGCAGCAGCGGCGGCGCCAATCTGTACTACACCACCAACTCGATCACCATCGGCGGCGGCGAGGCGATCGATGTGATTCTCGATACCGCCAATGCCGTTCCCGGCACCTATTTTCTGTATTCCACCAACCTCAACTTCTTGAGTAACGATCAGGAGGATTACGGCGGTCTGATGACCGAGATCGTCATCAATGCGCCGGCGGCCGCGAAGCTTGTCGCCAAAGGAGGGCTGAAATGA
- a CDS encoding response regulator transcription factor: MSVRIVLADDHKIVRDGLRAILAQETGFEIVAEAGDGQNALALVEKHRPDIVVMDISMPGLNGIEAARKMAGLTPPIRVLALSMHTDRHFISEMLRAGASGYLLKDCAGEELGLAIRTIVGGKTYLSPSVSRVIVDEFVNRGAPANSARAILTTRELEVLQRLAEGKSIKEIAFELNVSVKTVETHRAKISEKLGISSIAELTKYALREGITSLEF, from the coding sequence ATGAGCGTTCGCATCGTGTTGGCTGACGATCACAAAATCGTGCGCGACGGTCTGCGCGCCATACTGGCGCAGGAAACCGGCTTCGAGATCGTTGCGGAAGCCGGTGACGGCCAGAACGCATTGGCGTTGGTCGAAAAGCATCGTCCCGACATCGTGGTGATGGACATTTCCATGCCCGGACTGAACGGCATCGAGGCGGCTCGTAAAATGGCCGGTCTGACCCCGCCGATCCGGGTGCTGGCGCTTTCCATGCACACCGACCGCCACTTCATTTCGGAAATGCTGCGCGCCGGGGCTTCCGGCTATCTATTAAAGGACTGCGCCGGCGAGGAACTGGGGTTGGCCATTCGGACGATCGTCGGCGGAAAAACCTACTTGTCACCTTCGGTCTCCCGGGTGATCGTCGATGAGTTCGTTAACCGCGGCGCGCCCGCGAATTCGGCCCGCGCCATCTTGACCACGCGTGAACTGGAAGTCCTGCAGCGGCTCGCGGAAGGCAAGAGCATCAAGGAAATCGCCTTCGAGCTCAATGTCAGCGTCAAGACCGTCGAAACCCACCGCGCCAAGATTTCCGAGAAGCTCGGCATTTCCAGCATCGCCGAATTGACCAAATACGCCTTGCGGGAAGGGATCACTTCCCTCGAGTTCTAG
- a CDS encoding methyltransferase domain-containing protein → MSDPHREPYSSLELFSVARAFMRSRILLTAMELSIFTLIEEGKQTSAEIAAALSADERGVDRLLNALCAMDLLAKKENRFTNLESASRLLVEGKPEYLGGLLHAAHLYQTWATLTDAVRQGGSVLAAGSRSWDESAKTAFIAAMHGRGWTVAQQLAMALDLSNVERVLDVGGGSGLFSMAMARANPRLLATIFDLPDIVPLTRRYVEQEGLSDRITTVAGNYLTDELPADFDLVLLSAILHSNSPAENESLIRKCAAALAPTGRVVIQDHLMAENRTEPPEGAFFALNMLVNTTGGDTYTEEEIAGWLKQAGLTAIERLAAPGSPGILVGWKR, encoded by the coding sequence ATGAGCGACCCCCATCGCGAGCCCTATTCCTCGCTGGAATTGTTTTCCGTCGCCCGCGCGTTCATGCGCAGCCGCATTCTGTTGACCGCGATGGAGCTGAGCATCTTCACCCTGATCGAAGAAGGCAAGCAGACATCCGCCGAGATCGCCGCCGCGTTGTCCGCCGACGAGCGCGGCGTCGACCGCTTGTTGAACGCGTTGTGCGCCATGGACCTCTTGGCGAAGAAGGAAAACCGCTTCACCAATCTCGAATCGGCCAGCCGGTTGCTGGTCGAGGGCAAACCGGAGTACCTGGGCGGTTTGCTGCATGCCGCGCACCTTTATCAAACCTGGGCGACGTTGACCGACGCCGTTCGACAAGGCGGCTCGGTCCTCGCGGCCGGTTCGCGGAGTTGGGACGAATCGGCCAAGACCGCGTTCATCGCGGCCATGCACGGACGCGGCTGGACCGTGGCGCAACAACTGGCCATGGCGCTGGACCTCTCCAACGTCGAGCGAGTCTTGGACGTCGGCGGCGGCTCCGGGCTCTTTTCGATGGCCATGGCGCGCGCGAATCCACGGTTGCTGGCGACGATCTTCGATCTGCCGGACATTGTCCCGCTGACCCGGCGCTACGTGGAACAAGAGGGATTGAGCGACCGGATCACGACCGTCGCGGGCAATTACCTGACCGACGAACTGCCGGCCGATTTCGACCTCGTGCTGCTATCGGCGATCCTTCACAGCAATTCGCCGGCCGAAAACGAATCGTTGATCCGCAAATGCGCCGCCGCGCTTGCTCCGACGGGCCGGGTCGTGATTCAGGATCACCTCATGGCGGAGAATCGCACCGAACCGCCCGAAGGAGCGTTTTTCGCGTTGAACATGCTGGTCAACACGACCGGCGGCGACACGTATACCGAGGAAGAAATCGCCGGCTGGTTGAAACAGGCCGGGCTGACCGCGATCGAGCGGCTCGCGGCGCCGGGCAGCCCGGGCATCCTGGTCGGGTGGAAGCGATGA